The genome window GTATTCAGTGAATTTTCCTAAACATCTTTTCTTTCTTTCGTTTCTGTTGGTGGTGAGTACTGGTTCTTAAACGACTAAGAGTAACTACTTTGTTTTCTGCCCCAAGGAAGGTCAGTAGACCTCTAATATTACTTCAACTAGTCAGGTTTATTTTTTATAGTTTTTCTCAGGTTGTTCTATTTGATTATATGATATTTCTCTCTTAATTGTCTgtctactctctctctctctcatgttATTCATTTAGTCATCATGTTTCTCTCAATTATGTTTTGCCGCTCGTGTTGATTTCTACTTAACTAATTGATATTCCCTGTTAATACTTATGTTTGTCTCCTATGTTGTTTTGTTTAGCTAACAAATGCCTCTTGGTGACCACTGAATCCTGTTTCTTATGTTCATTTCTGCTTAGCCACTGGTTCTTTGTTGTTAGTCGTTCAGATTCTTACATTATCTTGTTAGCTAATTGGTGTCTTTCATTAGTAGTATGCATGCCCTCTCTTGTTAGTATACTTGACAGATTGAAGTCTTATTAGCAGTAGTCTTGTTTATCATGCTAACATGAATATAGAGCATGTAATGAAACTTGAATACATGTCCTAATATGTTTAGTAACTCTATTTTTAAGGGAAACCATACCTAGAATACCTTAATGACATAAGGAAACACTGTCTGGCCTATTGATTGTGTATTGTTGTTCTAGGCAGTGTTTTTAAGAGCGAGAAGCGCAAAAAAGCGACAAGGGCTCGCCTCGCTTCAAAAGCGAAGTGCACGCTTTATTAAAGTGAAGCGCAATTCTTATAAAACATAATGTAAACCTTGCAAAGAcacaatataaaattataaataatcaAAAAGTTCAAATTGTCAAAATCAAAGCTACTAAATTACTAGAATCAACCTCTTATTCTTCtactcttcttgttcttcttcaagattgTCAAAATCTTGAATTCCTCTATTATCTTCATATTGCTCGTCATCTTCCTCCTCCCCCTCCTCTTCCTCTTCATGATTACTTTCATCTTCATCAATTAGGGATAGGGATCGACTTGTAGTAGCCACACTTTTTCCCTTCCTAATCGAGCTTGAACTTGAAGTATTCCCCCTTAAACCATAAGGATTCTCCCCAACTCCACTAGCAACCGCAACATCACCCCAAGTGAAATTAGAATCGCCTTCAAATACTTCTTCATCTTCACAATTTTCGGGGACTCCGGTTAGCCACTCATTAGCCTTATCAATATTGTCCAAAAGAATTGGATCAATTAGGTTGCGGTGGTTGTAGCGACGCCTCAATGCTCTATTGTATTTTATGAACACTAGATTATGGAGGCGCTTCAAGGTTAGTCGATTCCTCTTCTTTGTATGAATCTGCAAACAAGATATGTCAACTAATTAGTAGGAGTTGGGACAATTGAGTTATAATTTACTTTATCTCAAAACACgaaataattctttttatttctcACGTGTTCAAAAACGCTCCAGTTCCTTTCACATCCGGATGAGCTACAAGTTAAACTTAGAACTCTGATGGCGAAAGTCTGTAAATCCGGAGTCTCTACACCATATTGGTCCCACCACTCAACTATAGaagtgaaaaaaaaattcaagagtTAATAAGTATAAAAAATACATTAAAGTTAGAGCTATAAAATATAGAAGGACTTGGTCACCTGGCGATTTCGTCTTTCTTTGTTTAATAGCAAGTCGGAGCTTAAAAAGTCCCTCAGCTGCCTTGTAAATAGCAAGCTGATCTACTATCTTTTCTTGCATGTCTTCATCTGGGGTCAACTTGATAACAACCTCATGGAATCCTGTCCACACTTCTCTAGCCAATGAATTATTCTCATGCTGATCATAAAAGAGTGACGGGTTCAGAATAAGTCCAGCTGCATGCAAAGGTCTATGAAGTTGCTCACTCCATCTTGCATCAATGATCTGAAAGACCTTTGCATATTTCTGCTCATCAGTGAATGATGCTTGA of Nicotiana tomentosiformis chromosome 7, ASM39032v3, whole genome shotgun sequence contains these proteins:
- the LOC138895054 gene encoding uncharacterized protein produces the protein MGYFYEAMDRAKEVIQASFTDEQKYAKVFQIIDARWSEQLHRPLHAAGLILNPSLFYDQHENNSLAREVWTGFHEVVIKLTPDEDMQEKIVDQLAIYKAAEGLFKLRLAIKQRKTKSPVEWWDQYGVETPDLQTFAIRVLSLTCSSSGCERNWSVFEHIHTKKRNRLTLKRLHNLVFIKYNRALRRRYNHRNLIDPILLDNIDKANEWLTGVPENCEDEEVFEGDSNFTWGDVAVASGVGENPYGLRGNTSSSSSIRKGKSVATTSRSLSLIDEDESNHEEEEEGEEEDDEQYEDNRGIQDFDNLEEEQEE